From Brachionichthys hirsutus isolate HB-005 chromosome 2, CSIRO-AGI_Bhir_v1, whole genome shotgun sequence, one genomic window encodes:
- the LOC137902727 gene encoding spermidine synthase-like isoform X2: protein MDFIKDGWFTETCQLWPGQALSLEVEEILCNKKSEYQEITVFRSKTYGTVLVLDGVIQCTERDEFAYQEMIAYLPLLSHPSPKKVLIIGGGDGGVLREVVKCPMVESVTQCEIDEEVINVSKKYLPEMAKGFQSTKLTLKIGDGFEFMKQNQDAFDIIITDSTDPVGPAESLFKESYYQHIKEALRNGGILCSQVDSAWLHLEMIKEMQTYCKTLFPVVEYAYSSIPSYPGGQNGYMLCSKNPETNFKEPRKTLSKEEIENMDLKYYNPEIHRASFILPEFARKELDECMTSSA, encoded by the exons ATGGACTTCATCAAAGATGGATGGTTTACGGAAACATGCCAGTTATGGCCCGGACAAGCACTGAGTCTCGAGGTGGAAGAAATCCTCTGTAACAAGAAATCTGAATATCAAGAGATAACTGTCTTCAGGAG TAAAACATACGGGACCGTCCTTGTGCTGGATGGGGTGATCCAGTGCACCGAACGAGACGAGTTTGCCTACCAAGAGATGATCGCCTACCTTCCCCTCCTAAGCCACCCTTCGCCCAAGAAA GTGCTGATTATTGGCGGCGGAGATGGTGGTGTGCTCAGGGAGGTGGTGAAGTGTCCGATGGTGGAATCTGTGACTCAGTGTGAGATAGATGAG GAAGTGATTAATGTGTCCAAGAAGTACCTCCCGGAGATGGCCAAAGGGTTTCAGAGTACCAAGCTCACCCTTAAGATTGGAGATGGATTTGAATTCATGAAGCAGAACCAGGATGCATTTGACATCATTATAACTGATTCGACCGATCCTGTTG GTCCTGCTGAGAGTTTGTTCAAGGAGTCTTACTATCAACACATCAAGGAGGCATTAAGAAATGGGGGGATTCTTTGTTCCCAAG TCGACAGTGCATGGCTCCATTTGGAGATGATAAAGGAGATGCAAACCTACTGCAAGACCCTATTCCCAGTAGTAGAATATGCCTACAGCTCCATCCCATCTTATCCAGGTGGCCAAAACGGATACATGCTGTGCAGTAAAAATCCT GAGACAAATTTCAAGGAACCAAGGAAAACTCTGTCAAAAGAAGAGATCGAAAATATGGATCTTAAATACTACAACCCTGAAATTCACAGAGCGTCTTTCATCCTTCCTGAGTTTGCAAGAAAG GAACTTGATGAATGCATGACCAGCTCCGCCTGA
- the sst7 gene encoding cortistatin — translation MQLPVVLAALMGFLFTVRAAAMLPVEDRSTSSVNRDLSKERKELILKLVSGLLDGALDTNMLPGEAAASMDLEEPLESRLEERAVYNRLSLPQRDRKAPCKNFFWKTFTSC, via the exons ATGCAGCTCCCGGTGGTGTTAGCGGCTCTCATGGGGTTTCTGTTCACTGTGAGAGCAGCCGCCATGCTTCCTGTGGAGGACAGGAGCACCAGCAGTGTGAACAGG GACCTGAGCAAAGAGCGTAAAGAGTTGATCCTGAAGCTGGTGTCTGGCTTGCTGGATGGGGCTCTGGACACCAACATGCTTCCGGGGGAAGCGGCTGCTTCGATGGATCTAGAGGAGCCGCTGGAGTCTCGGCTTGAGGAGAGGGCTGTCTATAACAGGCTATCGCTGCCACAGCGTGATCGCAAAGCCCCCTGTAAGAACTTCTTCTGGAAAACGTTCACCTCCTGTTAA
- the LOC137902727 gene encoding spermidine synthase-like isoform X1, which yields MDFIKDGWFTETCQLWPGQALSLEVEEILCNKKSEYQEITVFRSKTYGTVLVLDGVIQCTERDEFAYQEMIAYLPLLSHPSPKKVLIIGGGDGGVLREVVKCPMVESVTQCEIDEEVINVSKKYLPEMAKGFQSTKLTLKIGDGFEFMKQNQDAFDIIITDSTDPVVSGPAESLFKESYYQHIKEALRNGGILCSQVDSAWLHLEMIKEMQTYCKTLFPVVEYAYSSIPSYPGGQNGYMLCSKNPETNFKEPRKTLSKEEIENMDLKYYNPEIHRASFILPEFARKELDECMTSSA from the exons ATGGACTTCATCAAAGATGGATGGTTTACGGAAACATGCCAGTTATGGCCCGGACAAGCACTGAGTCTCGAGGTGGAAGAAATCCTCTGTAACAAGAAATCTGAATATCAAGAGATAACTGTCTTCAGGAG TAAAACATACGGGACCGTCCTTGTGCTGGATGGGGTGATCCAGTGCACCGAACGAGACGAGTTTGCCTACCAAGAGATGATCGCCTACCTTCCCCTCCTAAGCCACCCTTCGCCCAAGAAA GTGCTGATTATTGGCGGCGGAGATGGTGGTGTGCTCAGGGAGGTGGTGAAGTGTCCGATGGTGGAATCTGTGACTCAGTGTGAGATAGATGAG GAAGTGATTAATGTGTCCAAGAAGTACCTCCCGGAGATGGCCAAAGGGTTTCAGAGTACCAAGCTCACCCTTAAGATTGGAGATGGATTTGAATTCATGAAGCAGAACCAGGATGCATTTGACATCATTATAACTGATTCGACCGATCCTGTTG TTTCAGGTCCTGCTGAGAGTTTGTTCAAGGAGTCTTACTATCAACACATCAAGGAGGCATTAAGAAATGGGGGGATTCTTTGTTCCCAAG TCGACAGTGCATGGCTCCATTTGGAGATGATAAAGGAGATGCAAACCTACTGCAAGACCCTATTCCCAGTAGTAGAATATGCCTACAGCTCCATCCCATCTTATCCAGGTGGCCAAAACGGATACATGCTGTGCAGTAAAAATCCT GAGACAAATTTCAAGGAACCAAGGAAAACTCTGTCAAAAGAAGAGATCGAAAATATGGATCTTAAATACTACAACCCTGAAATTCACAGAGCGTCTTTCATCCTTCCTGAGTTTGCAAGAAAG GAACTTGATGAATGCATGACCAGCTCCGCCTGA